The region TGGAATGAATATTTTCCCCATGGAAAATCATCATAATCAGGGCAGTCAAGCAAGTGAATGAACCGATCGTCAACCAAAGTAGTTCCAAGATGACCCAATAAAAAACACTGAACCATGTAAAGCTTTGCAAACTTTACAGCATCTTCATCATTCTCCCACACAGCCTCTTTAAATTTCGCTTCAATAACCTGACGGGTAATCTTGCTCACATcaccaaaatatttattaaaaaaattactgtcCTTAAAATGACCAGAAAACCTTGACTCATCACCAACACAAACAAGTCCACTAACAAGACCAAACTCATATAGACTGAATCGCATATTCTGCGAACCGTaatgaaaccaaagctctgacaAATTGTTGTGATGAACTTCCCTTAAAAGTATGGCATGTATGAGTCTAAGACTCAGTACATCCTTGTCAAGTTCTAGAAAGACACCAAACCTACTGTTCTTGAACGTTGCTAACTGATCTTCACTAAGCTTCGATTTAATATGTTTCAGCACTGCATTCTGTGAAGCATTTCCAACTTTACCGACAAATCGATCCTTTGGACCAAGTAACAAATCAAATGTCTGCAATAAACACAAATACAAAGAGTATTATAAATGGTATCATAATGTTATCAgttatacaaaaatattattataaaaaaacatcatTATCATCATGGTATCATACTGTCATAAAATTGTCATCAGTTATACAAAGAGTATTTAAAAACATCATAAGAGTATCAAcagaaaacaaatattttatattatcatcatattatcaaacAACTGAACACATACAAGTTGCACAACATTATCACAAAAAATgacatattatcataatattatcagtaTACacatttatactaatataacgctatcatcatgttatcatcaacttatcatcatgttatcatcaacttatcatcatgttataatcatattatcattcGATTATCAGTACACTTACCATCATGGTATCATACTGTCACAAAATTGTCATCAGTTAtacaaaaactattaaaaacatCATAAGAGTATCAACATAAAagcaatattttatattatcatcatattatcaaatAACTGAACACATACAACTACCAGAAAAAAACAACACTCTCAAAATgacatactattatcataagaGTGTCAACagatacaaatattttatattatcatcatattaccAAACAACTGAACACATACAAGTTGCACAATATTATCACAAAAAagcatattatcataatattatcagtaTACACATTTATACTAACATAACGCTATCATCATGTTATCATCAACTTGTCATCATGttataatcatattatcattcGATTATCAGTACAATAcgaaaaaaacacaattaatcaaaaaaataccTGAAATGAATCATTCTTATCCAAATTATCAGTACCAAGCCTTTTCCTCTTAATATCTCTTTTAGGTACCACAAAATTTGCTTTCCTTTTTCCAGCAACAGACTTCTGCACAGATTTTGATTTCTTTATTGCTTTCTTCTCTATTTTAGGAGCAACAGGTTTACTACCAATAG is a window of Mercurialis annua linkage group LG2, ddMerAnnu1.2, whole genome shotgun sequence DNA encoding:
- the LOC126668230 gene encoding uncharacterized protein LOC126668230 produces the protein MSDTDFDQTLSEFLIQLKNPDIAPKEMEEASDSPVRMSLRKKTIGSKPVAPKIEKKAIKKSKSVQKSVAGKRKANFVVPKRDIKRKRLGTDNLDKNDSFQTFDLLLGPKDRFVGKVGNASQNAVLKHIKSKLSEDQLATFKNSRFGVFLELDKDVLSLRLIHAILLREVHHNNLSELWFHYGSQNMRFSLYEFGLVSGLVCVGDESRFSGHFKDSNFFNKYFGDVSKITRQVIEAKFKEAVWENDEDAVKFAKLYMVQCFLLGHLGTTLVDDRFIHLLDCPDYDDFPWGKYSFQLFVQSTKNKLWTKHNASSQSAFYRLYGFPHAIQFWFYETLVSVPEYLCTLSNAAVYPRLLRWSPKDIKKMQNFDFQVFDDGTEKMFGLL